A region from the Aegilops tauschii subsp. strangulata cultivar AL8/78 chromosome 5, Aet v6.0, whole genome shotgun sequence genome encodes:
- the LOC109757940 gene encoding uncharacterized protein: MRSLDVAGAERSDQYNRKKPRRETEMPLAGSIVAGSSGDCGGIEESGGCLSMRVEDIVQHPLPGYGAPVALSFSPDDRRVAFLYSPDGTLHRKVFTFDPAKGRQELLFAPPDGGGLEEGNLSAEERLRRERSRERGLGVTRYEWRARRSGGPSSRAGIVVPLPSGVYFQDLSGSEPVLKLQSSSTSPIIDPHLSPDGTMIAYVRDDELQCKTYNFGFDDGETRQLTYGARESGKVHGLAEYIAQEEMERKMGFWWSPDSKHLAFTEVDSSAIPLYRIMHQGKSSVGLDAQEDHAYPFAGAANVKVRLGVVSSGGGEVTWMDLLCGEPNGAHGDEEYLARVNWMHHNALAVQVLNRAHTKLKLLKFDIATGKREVLLEEEHDIWITLHDCFTPLDNGVSSKHPGGFIWASEKTGFRHLYLHDKNGECLGPITQGDWLVDQIAGVNESSGLIYFTGTLDGPLETNLYCTNLFPDWSRPLQAPKRLTRGTGRHSVILDHQLLRFIDVYDSVKSPPVILLCSLLDGSVIMPLYEQPLTVQPLKKFQQLSPEMVQFTGKDGTSFYGTLYLPDEKKYGPPPYKTLVNVYGGPSVQLVSDSWISTVDMRAQYLRSKGILVWKMDNRGSARRGLHFEGQLKYNIGRVDAEDQLAGTEWLIKQGLAKPGHIGLYGWSYGGFLSAMCLSRFSDTFCCAVSGAPVTAWDGYDTFYTEKYLGLPSEHSDAYEYGSIMHHVKNLRGKLLLIHGMIDENVHFRHTARLINSLMAERKSYEILLFPDERHMPRQLDDRIYMEERIWDFVERSL; this comes from the exons ATGCGATCGCTTGACGTGGCGGGGGCGGAGAGGTCGGATCAGTACAACCGCAAGAAGCCGCGCCGCGAGACGGAGATGCCCCTAGCCGGCTCCATCGTCGCCGGTAGCAGCGGTGACTGCGGAGGCATTGAGGAATCCGGTGGGTGTCTCAGCATGCGGGTGGAGGATATCGTGCAGCACCCCCTGCCTGGCTACGGGGCGCCGGTGGCGCTCAGCTTTAGCCCCGACGACCGGCGAGTGGCGTTCTTGTACAGCCCCGACGGAACGCTCCACCGCAAGGTGTTCACCTTCGACCCCGCCAAGGGCCGCCAGGAGCTACTCTTCGCTCCCCCTGACGGCGGTGGGCTCGAGGAGGGCAATTTATCCGCCGAGGAGCGGCTACGCCGCGAGCGTTCCCGGGAGCGTGGCCTTGGGGTCACTCGGTACGAGTGGCGTGCCCGTCGCTCTGGCGGCCCCTCTTCTCGTGCGGGCATTGTCGTGCCTCTCCCCTCAGGG GTTTACTTTCAGGACCTGTCTGGCTCTGAACCAGTACTCAAGCTACAAAGTTCTTCCACATCACCAATTATTGACCCACATCTATCTCCAGATGGGACCATGATTGCATATGTCAGGGATGATGAACTGCAGTGCAAGACATATAACTTTGGTTTTGATGATGGCGAAACTAGGCAATTGACCTATGGTGCAAGAGAAAGTGGAAAG GTCCATGGACTTGCTGAGTATATTGCTCAG GAAGAGATGGAAAGGAAGATGGGATTCTGGTGGTCTCCTGATAGTAAACACCTTgcatttactgaagtagattcaTCTGCCATTCCACTATACAGAATTATGCATCAGGGCAAAAGTTCTGTTGGTCTAGATGCTCAAGAAGATCATGCTTATCCCTTTGCGGGAGCAGCTAATGTTAAAGTGCGCCTTGGAGTTGTTTCTTCCGGTGGAGGAGAGGTAACTTGGATGGATCTCCTTTGTGGAGAACCAAATGGAGCACATGGTGATGAAGAATATCTAGCTAGGGTTAACTGGATGCATCATAATGCTCTTGCTGTTCAAGTTCTCAATAGAGCTCACACAAAACTTAAGCTACTTAAGTTTGATATTGCCACCGGTAAAAGGGAAGTCTTACTTGAAGAAGAGCATGATATATGGATAACATTACATGATTGTTTCACTCCTCTAGACAATGGAGTGAGTAGTAAACATCCAGGTGGGTTTATTTGGGCCAGTGAGAAGACAGGATTTAGACACTTGTATCTTCATGACAAGAATGGTGAGTGCTTAGGCCCAATCACGCAAGGTGACTGGTTGGTCGACCAAATTGCTGGTGTGAATGAGAGTTCTGGACTTATATATTTTACTGGAACACTGGATGGACCATTGGAGACAAATCTGTACTGCACCAACCTCTTTCCTGATTGGAGCCGTCCATTACAAGCCCCTAAGAGGTTGACTCGTGGAACTGGACGGCATTCAGTAATTCTTGACCATCAGTTGCTAAGGTTTATTGATGTGTATGACTCAGTAAAATCACCACCTGTGATCCTGTTGTGTTCTTTGCTTGATGGAAGTGTAATAATGCCTCTGTATGAGCAGCCACTAACAGTTCAGCCACTTAAAAAGTTTCAGCAGCTGTCTCCAGAGATGGTCCAGTTTACAGGAAAGGATGGGACTTCATTTTATGGAACTCTCTATCTTCCTGATGAGAAGAAATATGGACCGCCTCCCTACAAAACACTTGTTAATGTTTATGGTGGTCCCAGTGTCCAGCTCGTTAGTGATTCATGGATTAGCACTGTTGACATGAGGGCTCAGTATCTGCGAAGTAAGGGAATATTAGTCTGGAAG ATGGACAACCGGGGATCTGCACGGCGAGGTTTGCATTTTGAGGGACAGCTTAAGTACAACATTGGTCGTGTCGATGCTGAGGATCAACTAGCTGGTACTGAGTGGTTAATAAAGCAAGGCCTTGCGAAGCCTGGACATATTGGTCTGTATGGCTGGAGTTATGGTGGTTTTCTCTCGGCAATGTGCCTATCAAGGTTTTCCGACACATTCTGCTGCGCCGTGTCTGGTGCCCCAGTGACTGCATGGGACGGGTACGATACCTTTTACACAGAGAAGTACCTGGGTCTGCCCTCAGAGCATAGTGATGCTTACGAGTACGGGTCAATCATGCACCATGTGAAGAATCTCAGGGGGAAGCTGCTCCTCATCCACGGGATGATTGACGAGAACGTGCATTTCAGGCACACGGCTAGGCTCATCAACAGTTTGATGGCGGAACGCAAGTCGTACGAGATTCTCCTCTTCCCTGACGAGAGGCACATGCCACGCCAGCTAGACGACCGGATCTATATGGAGGAGAGGATCTGGGATTTTGTGGAGAGAAGCCTATGA
- the LOC109757996 gene encoding NAC transcription factor NAM-1 — protein MEASRFGFGRDMAAAFKFDPTDAGIVASYLLPRAVGLDEPHGREHAVIDDDPMSIPPWDLMEKHNHGTSDQAFFFGPPRNGGRVTRVVPGKGGGTWQGQNGRVGTVTLFCDGARAGEVDISYRRYDLTYKRAGDKAPSGWVMSEYQITSPPLLSTVLTRIGLIVAAREQRKRQPADPEAFAQQGPHKVLAVAAAATAAEHQRVSPAPVQPGPDPQADDGALYHGDTSVTGVGENGGHYTVPLLLNGQEYYKDKSRVKRKRRRYGA, from the exons ATGGAAGCCTCGCGGTTCGGCTTCGGCCGCGACATGGCGGCGGCGTTCAAGTTCGACCCCACCGACGCCGGCATCGTCGCCTCCTACCTCCTCCCCCGCGCGGTCGGCCTCGACGAGCCCCACGGCCGCGAGCACGCCGTGATCGACGACGACCCCATGAGCATCCCGCCGTGGGACCTCATGGAGAAGCACAACCACGGGACCAGCGACCAGGCCTTCTTCTTCGGGCCTCCCAGGAACGGGGGCCGCGTCACGCGCGTCGTGCCCGGCAAGGGCGGCGGCACGTGGCAAGGCCAGAATGGCAGGGTCGGGACCGTCACCCTGTTCTGCGATGGCGCCCGCGCCGGCGAGGTGGACATTAGCTACAGGAGGTACGACCTCACCTACAAGCGCGCGGGCGACAAGGCCCCCAGCGGCTGGGTCATGAGCGAGTACCAGATCACCTCGCCGCCGCTCTTGAGCACGGTGCTCACCCGCATCGGATTGATCGTCGCCGCCAGGGAGCAGAGGAAGCGACAGCCGGCCGACCCGGAG gCGTTTGCTCAGCAGGGCCCTCACAAGGTGCTGGCCGTCGCAGCCGCAGCCACCGCTGCCGAACATCAACGGGTTTCACCAGCGCCAGTGCAGCCAGGCCCTGACCCGCAAGCCGACGATGGTGCTCTCTACCATGGCGATACTAGCGTCACCGGCGTGGGGGAGAACGGCGGGCACTACACGGTTCCGCTTCTGCTCAACGGCCAAGAGTACTACAAGGACAAGAGCCGCGTCAAACGCAAACGGCGGCGATATGGGGCATGA
- the LOC109758008 gene encoding auxin-binding protein 4 produces the protein MASGHTTAASVRGPRFAGAGRRGALLLALLLAAAAALLPVAEPSCPRDNSVVKDINKMHQSNYGIGGFSHITVAGALAHGMKEVEVWLQTISAGQRTPIHRHSCEEVFVVLKGRGTLLLGSTSLPYPGTPQEIPVFQNSTFTVPINYPHQVWNSDEHEDLQVLVIISRPPVKIFLYEDWSMPHTAAKLKFPFVWDEDCLDAPKDEL, from the exons ATGGCGAGTGGACACACAACAGCTGCGTCCGTCCGTGGGCCCCGCttcgccggcgccggccgccgcggcgccctcctcctcgcgctgctcctcgccgccgcggccgcctTACTCCCAGTAGCCGAGCCTTCCTGCCCCCGAG ACAATTCAGTCGTGAAAGATATAAACAAAATGCACCAGAGCAACTATGGAATTGGAGGATTCTCGCATATAACCGTTGCCGGTGCGCTAGCTCACGGCATGAAGGAG GTGGAGGTGTGGCTCCAAACAATTAGTGCCGGCCAGAGGACACCTATCCACAGACACTCGTGTGAGGAGGTCTTTGTTGTCCTCAAAGGGAGAGGCACTCTCTTGCTGGGGTCGACCTCACTGCCGTACCCGGGAACGCCTCAGGAGATTCCTGTCTTTCAGAATAGCACATTCACAGTTCCTATAAATTATCCACACCAG GTTTGGAAttctgatgaacatgaagatttaCAGGTGCTTGTGATCATATCGCGCCCACCTGTGAAGAT ATTTTTGTATGAAGATTGGAGTATGCCTCACACAGCGGCGAAGTTGAAGTTCCCCTTCGTCTGGGATGAGGACTGCTTAGACGCACCTAAAGATGAACTGTAG
- the LOC109757950 gene encoding uncharacterized protein: MQVVVHGAAIIRPRVIKAPITFSCILSEEERWITLVMLAMLDATGDLLAEDELHWMWSCAGAAERRICGGAVVLMLSSSSRVHTWRRSSRHGVLQERIMPNRTTPRTWPWIKLLHPGAGACDVRRGEAI; this comes from the exons ATGCAAGTCGTTGTACATGGTGCTGCTATT ATCCGGCCAAGGGTGATTAAGGCGCCAATCACATTTTCATGCATCCTGAGCGAGGAGGAGCGGTGGATCACTCTCGTGATGTTGGCCATGTTGGATGCAACCGGCGATCTGCTCGCGGAAGATGAGCTG CACTGGATGTGGAGCTGCGCTGGAGCAGCGGAGCGGCGGATTTGCGGCGGCGCCGTCGTCCTCATGTTGTCATCATCCTCACGAGTCCACACATG GAGAAGGAGCAGCCGCCATGGAGTACTCCAGGAGCGGATCATGCCCAACAGGACCACGCCCAGGACATGGCCGTGGATCAAACTGCTGCACCCTGGGGCTGGTGCTTGTGATGTGCGACGAGGAGAAGCGATTTGA